In Rhodanobacter denitrificans, the sequence GTGGGCGCTGCTGAGTCTGCTGCTGCTGGTGGTGATCGCCTGGTTCCTCAACCCGGCGAAGATCGGCAGCTATCTGTGGATCGTGAGCAAGCTGAGCCTGGCCGCGGTGCTGGGCTACGGCTTCGACCGCGCGGCTTCACCGTATGCCCGCCCGCACCAGCTCGACGGCATCGAGCGCGCGATGGCGCAGACCCGACGCGCCACGTTGATGGCCGCGGCGATCGTGGCGGCGGGGTTGATGCCATGAACTTCATCCATCTGGCATTCGCCGTGTTCTTCTGGCTGCTGGGCGGGTGGCTGATCCCGACCAAATTGGGTGCCGCGACCAGTCCGCTGGCGCCGTATCGCGCCATTCGCGGCGTGTTCTATCTGCTGATCGGCCTCGGCTTCTGGCTGGCTGCCATCGGCTTTCGAGTCGCCGTGGTGATCGCTCCATGATCGGCGCACTCCTGCTCCTGCTGCTCGGCGGCTCCTTCATCTACGACGCGACCACCCGGCGCATGTGGGGCTTCCTGCCGCCGCCGCGCTGGCAGACGCCCGTCGGCATCGGCATGTGCGTCGCCGGGCTGATCCTGCTGGCCACGGTGGCCAGCGCTGCACCGGCAAAGCCTGCGGCCGCCGCCCACGTGCGCGTGGCGGTGCCCGAGGTCAACACCATGTATCGACGCTACGTCGAGCAGGCCGTGGCCGAGGAATGGGGCGTGGAAGGCTCGCCCGCGCGGTTGGCCGCGCAGATCCACCAGGAGTCGAGCTGGAACGCGAAGGCGCGTAGCCCGGTGGGCGCCGAGGGCCTGGCGCAGTTCATGCCGTCGACCGGCGCGTGGATCGCCGAGGCGTTCCCCGACAAGCTGGGCCAGTTCGACCCGTGGGACCCGCAACAGGCTGCGCTGGCCGCGGCGGTGTACGACGCCTGGCTGGTCAAGCGCAACCCCGGCACTACCCAGTGCGATAGCTGGGCGTTCGGCCTCAGCGCCTACAACGGCGGCGAGAAGCGCCTGCACCAGGAGATGCAGTTGGCCGAGCGGAAGCGCCTTGATGCCGGCACCTGGTTCGGCAGTGTGAGCGACCAGCGCGCGCGCAGCGCGGCCGCCTGGCGCGAGAACCGCGGCTACGTGCGACGCATCCTGCTGGTGCTGGAACCCGCGTATCTCGATGCCGGTTGGTCGGGCAAAGAGGTGTGCGCATGAAGTACGTCTATGCCTTGCTGGCCCTGCTGGCGCTTGCTGTCGCGCTGGAATGGCACGGCCACTCCCGCGGCTACGACGACGGCGTGGCGGCAACGCAGAAGTCGGCACAGAAACAGGTGGACCAGGCGAACGGCGACCGCAACCTGGCCATCGCCGAGCGCGACGCCACCGCGCAGACCCTGGCGAACGTGCAGCGATTGCTGGACGCGAAGAAGCGCGAGCTGCAGATCGCCAACTATTTTGCCGATGCGGCGATGACCGAGCGCGCCGGCCTGCAACGCAAGCTGGCCGCCGCCCAGCAAGCCCGCGAAGACACACTCAGGAAAGCAGCCCATGAATCCCCGGATTGCGCTGACCTGGCTCGCCTGCCTGTTTGTCCTGCCGTCGCTGAGCGGCTGTGGGGCAAAACGGCAGGTGCCCCGGCCGACGCCCGTCATTGAAGTCCCCGTGCCCGCCTACCGGCCGCTCGATGCGACGTTGACGCAGCCGATCGCCGAGCCAGCACCGCCAGCGGCGCACTGCAGCTGGCGCGGCGCGCCGGCGGTATGCGTGCTGGACGGGCTGGCGTGGATCGAACAGTGGCGAGGGAAGTTGCAGGCGGCCAACGCCGACCGCGCCACCTCGGCCAAGGTCAGCGCGGGGCCGCAACCGTGAGCCTGACCGAATGGACGAAGGATGCGCAGGCGCTGATCCGCGAATGGCAGGGCGACGCCGCCGAGCAGGAGCGCATTGCGCAGCGGCTCACCGGCGCGGAACGCAGCGCCGCGATGGCGCACGGAAATACGAAGTCGGCCTGCGCCAATGCGCTGCAGCGGCTGATGTGGATGCACGGCTTCGCGCCTGTGCCGAAGGGAGTGAAGCCTTGAGCGATGACATCGACCGCGCGCAGGAAAGCGACGCACAGGACCGCGATCGCGCGATGGCCTCGACGCTGCAGCGCATCGCGGATGCGCACTCACCACGCAACACGTCGATCGATGGCATCTGCATCGACTGCGATGAACCGATCGAACCGGCGCGACTGGCCGCGCTGGATCACAAGACCAGCCGCTGCGCCAGCTGTGCGGCAGACCACGAACACCGCTTGAAAGGCTACCGCCGATGAACGAAACCGTTGCCGCCGTGATCATCGCGCTGCTGGTAATCGACCTGATCGGACTGCTGCTGGTCGGCATCCGCATCAGCGGGCAGTCGGCCGATAGCCGGCAGATGTGGGGGCGGCTGATCACGCTGGAGGGCCGAGTGGACAACTTGCCCACCCACCGCGATCTCACGGAGCTGCGCAGCGGCATCAGCGAAGTCGTGGAGACCGTGGCCACGATCAGCGGCCAGACCCAAGCCATGACGCAGATGCTGCGAACCATCCAGGAGCACTTGCTGGAGAACGACCGATGAGCAAAACCTTCACCGACCGCCTGCGCGAAGATCGCCGCCTGGTGCTGCTGCGCCTGCTCAGCGAGCAGCCGGGCTACCGCGCCAACAGCAGCAACCTGCACGCCGGTCTGTACGCGCTGGGCATCGCCGCCACGCGCGACGACGTGACCACCGACCTGCACTGGTTGCGGGAGCAGTCCCTGGTGCGGCTGGAATCGCTGCCCGAGGTGCCGGACCTGACCATCGCCAGCATCACCTCGCGCGGCGACGACGTGGTGCGCGGCATCGCCATCGTGCCCGGCGTGCGCCGGCCGGGGCCGCGGTAACCATGCCGCGCGCCTCCACCATCAAGCGCCTGCCCGACGAGCAGCGCCGCTACCTGGAAAAGCTGATCCGCGAGGATCGCCACACCCTGGACGAAATCCTCGCCCAGGTGCGCGAGCGATTCCCCGCGGCCCAGGTGCCCAGCCGCAGCGCGGTTGGCCGCTACAGCCAGCAGGTGAACGAGCTGGCCGGCCGCATGCGCGACATCCAGGCCGCCAGCACCGCGCTGGTCACCGAGCTGGGCGAAGACCCGAACGACCGCGCCGGCCAGCTGCTGGTGCAGGCGGTGACCACGCTGGCCACCGACGCCGCGCTGAAAGCGCAGAACGCCGACGACGGCGTGTCGATCAAGCAGATCGGCGAGCTGGCCCGCGGCGCCCGCGCCGTGCTGCAAGCGCGCAAGATGAGCCTGGCCGAACGGCAGGAGATCGCGCGCCTGGCGCGCGAGCAGCTGCAGGCGGAGCAGGCCGAGGCGCTCAAGGGCGTGGTGCAGGCCGGCGGCATGACCGCCGCCACCGCCGAGACGATCCGCAAGCAGATCCTGGGCATGGCATGACCGAGCCGCTCGCCCTCGCCGATGCCGTCCGCCAGGCGCTGCCGAACACCGCCGATAGCGATGTGCCGGCGGTGCTGCTGCCGTACCAGCAGCGCTGGCTGGCCGACGACGCGGACCTGAAGGTGGCGGAGAAAAGCCGCCGCACGGGCCTCACCTGGGCCGAGGCCGCCGACGACGTGCTGATCGCCGGCCGTGCCGGCAGCGCCGGCGGCATGAACGTGTATTACATCGGCTACAACATGGACATGGCCATCGAATACATCGAGGCCTGTGCGATGTGGGCGCGCATTTTCGGCCAGGCGTGCGAGGCGATGGAGGAAGGCGAGGAGATCTTCGCCGACGGCAAGGACGAGAAGGCGATCAAGACGTACACCATCCGCTTCGCCAGCGGGTTCCGCATCGTGGCGCTCAGCAGTCGGCCGGCCAACCTGCGCGGCAAGCAGGGCGTGGTGGTGATCGACGAGGCCGCGTTCCACGGCCAGCTCGACGAGCTGCTCAAGGCCGCGATCGCGCTGCTGATGTGGGGCGGCAAGGTGCGCATCATCAGCACCCACAACGGCGTAGACAACCCGTTCAACCAGTTGATCGAGGACATCCGCGCCGACAAGCGGGCGGGCAGCGTCCACCGCATCACTTTCGAGGATGCCTGCGCCGAGGGCCTGTACCGTCACGTGTGCCTGCGCCAGCACAAAGTGTGGTCGGATGAAACGGAGGCCATGTGGAAGGCGGCTATCCGCAAGACGATGGGCGATGCGGCCAGCGAGGAGCTTGACGTGATCCCGTCGCAGGGCAGCGGCAGCTGGCTGTCGGGCGTGCTGGTGGAGGCGCGCATGGTGGCGGCGCCGGTGCTGCGTTACACCTGCCCGCCGGGGTTCGAGAAAGAACCCGATGTGTACCGCTACCAGGCCATCCAGGAATGGCTCGACTTCGAGGTGGCGCCGTTGCTGGCGGCGCTCGACCCGCAGCTGCAGAGCGTGCTCGGCGAGGACTTCGGCCGCAGCGGCGACCTCACCGTGATCACGCCGGCGCAGATCGAGCAGAACCTGACGCGCCGCGTGCCGTTCATGTTGGAGCTGCGCAACATGCCGCACCGCCAGCAGGAACAGATCCTGTTCTTCGTGTGCGATCGCCTGCCGAACTTCGTCAAGGCAGCGGTGGATGCTCGCGGCAACGGCAGCGCCGTGGCCGAGTTCCTCGCCCAGCGCTATGGCTATAGTCGCGTCGAGCTGATCATGGCCACCGACTCCTGGTACCGCGAGCAAATGCCGCCGCTTAAAGCGGCCTTTGAAGACGGCACCATCCTGATTCCGCGCGACAAGGACGTGGCCAGCGACCTGCGCCTTGTGAAGATGATCCGCGGCGTGGCCCGCGTGCCGGACGAACGCACCACCGGCAAGGATGGCAACAAACGCCACGGCGATGCCGCCATCTCCATCGCCATGATGCATTACGCCAGCCGGCACCCCGGCGCCGAAATCGCCTGGCAGGCATTGCCCATCCAGCCCCGCGGCTTCGACAACCGCCTCGCCGACGACGGCGGCATGCGCATGCGCGCCGACGATGGCGCCGACTTCGCACTACCGGAATCCAAAGCATGGTGACCTCGACGATCCTCGGGTTGGACGGCCAGCCGATCCGCACGGCGGATCTGGCCGAGCCGCAAACCAGCCGCAGCCTGGCGCTGCGCAATGAATGGCAGAACCATCCGAGCCGCGGCCTCACGCCGTCGCGCGTGGCGGCCATCCTCGATGGCGCCGAGCAAGGCGACCTGGTCGCGCAGTGCGAGCTGTATGAAGACATGGAGGAAAAGGACGGCCACCTGGCCAGCGAGATGCTCAAGCGCCGCGGCGCCATCCGCGAGCTTGACTGGGACATCGTGCCGCCGTCGTCGCCGTATGCGGCGGAAAAGAAGAACGCCAAGCAGCTGAAGGAGCTGCTGGCGGAGATCCCCGACTTCGACGAGCTGGTGTTCGACGTCACGGATGCGATCGGCAAGGGCTACTGCTGCCTGGAGATCGAGTGGCACCAGCTCGACGGCTGGTGGCTGCCCAAGACCGTCACGCACCGGCCGCAGAGCTGGTTCACCGTGCACCGCGGCTACCGCGAGGAGATCCGCCTGCGCGACGGCACTGTCGCCGGCGAACCGCTGCAGCCGTTCGGCTGGATCACCCACACGCACAAGGCCAAGAGCGGCTACCTGGCGCGCAGCGGCATGTTCCGCGTGCTGGTGTGGCCGTACCTGTTCAAGAACTACAGCGTGGCGGACCTGGCCGAGTTCCTGGAGATCTACGGCATCCCGTTGCGCGTGGGCAAGTACCCGCCGGGCAGCAGCAAGGCCGAAAAGGCCACCCTGTTGCGCGCGCTCAGCGAGTTGGGCCATAACGCCGCCGGCATCATCCCCGACGGCATGACGCTGGATTTCCACGACGCCGCAACGGGCGACCCCGATGCCTTCGTGGCCATGATCGACTGGTGCGAGAAGACCCAGAGCAAGGTGATCCTGGGCGGCACGCTCACCAGCCAGGCCGACGGCAAGACCAGCACGAACGCGCTGGGCAAGGTGCACGACGAGGTGCGCAAGGACCTGCGCGACGGTGACGCCAAGCAGATCGCCGCCACGCTCAGCCGCGACCTGATCTACCCGATCGCCGTGCTCAACGGGCTGGCCACCAACCTGCGTCGCGCACCGCGCCTGATCTTCCCGGTCGAGGAAACCGAGGACATCAAGACGTACGCCGACGCGCTGCCGTCGCTGGTGGCGATGGGCATGAAGATCCCGCGCCAGTGGGCGCAGGAGCGCATCGGCATCCCGGAGCCGGAAGCCGACGACGCGGATCTGCTGGTGGCCCCGAAGCCGGCGGCGCCAGTCGTGGCGTCGCCCGCGCCCGCGCCCGCTGCCGCACCGGCGCCGGCTGATCCTGCTGTTGCGCCGCCCGCGCCCGGCACGGCCGTTGCCACCGCGCAGCCCGCCACGCCGCTGGACCCTCCCGCGCGCATGGTCGACCAGCTCGACACCGCGGTGGCGCCGGCGATCGGCGACTGGCTGGCGCAGATCCGCGCGCTGGCTGGTCGCGTCGACTCCCTCGAAGCGCTGCGCGATGGCATCCTGCAGCTGGCGCCGGACATGAGCCTGGAGCAGTACGCCGAGGCGATGGCGCAGGGGCTGGCGGCGGCCGCGCTGGCTGGACGCTACGAGATCCTGCAGGAGGCGAGCGGCGCATGAATGCCCATCAACGTCGGACACGCCTGCGGAAGCTGCTTGCTGAAGCGAAGCGGCTCGGCATGACTCTGCAGCCCTATCAAAGAGGATGGCTCTTGGCGGACGCGATCCGCGCGTGGAAGCGCCGTGGCTGACCGCGTCGCCTACGGCTCCCTCCCGTTCAAGGAACAGATCGCGTTCTTCCGCGCAAAGAAGAACGTGCTCACCGAAGCCTGGACCGACGTGTGGGAGGCGGAGCACGACCACGCCTTCATGGTCGCCGGCGCCAACCGGATCGACTTGCTGGTCGATCTGCGCGCGGCGGTGGACAAGGCGATCGCCGAGGGAACCGGCCTGGAGGCGTTCCGCCACGACTTCGATCAGATCGTGGCCAAGTACGGCTGGGCCTACAACGGCGGGCGTAACTGGCGCACGCGCGTCATCTACGAAACCAACCTGCGCACCAGCTACGCGGCTGGCCGCTACGCGCAGCTGCAGGCGCTGAAGGCAGTGCGGCCGTACTGGCGTTACCGGCACAGCGACGCCGTGCAGCATCCGCGGCCCATGCACCTGGCATGGAACGGCCTAGTGCTCGCTGCCGACGATGGCTGGTGGAACACGCACTACCCGCCGAACGGCTGGGGCTGCCAGTGCACCGTCGAGGCGCTCAACGCACGCGACCTGGCGCGCCTGGGCAAGACCGGCCCGGACACCGCGCCGCCGGTGGACATGCAGGAGGTCGTGGTGGGCCAGCGCGGCCCGCACCCGCGCACCGTGCAGACGCCGGCGGGCGTGGATCCAGGCTTCGGCTATGCGCCGGGCAAGAGCGCCTTCGAACGCAGCATGCCGCCCGTGCCGGTGCCGCCGCCGCGCGCGCCGCTGGTGCGCCTCACCCAGGACACCGTGCGCAAGGCCGCCCAGCTTCCGGCGCTGAGCGGCGCCGAGCTGCTGGCCCAGCTGCTGCAACGGCCCGGCGTTGCCCAGGTGCTCGATGCCACCTTCGACGCCTGGCGGCAATGGCTAATCGGACTCGGCCTGGCGGCCGCCACCCAGGTGCCGCACGACGACCTGGTGCTGGGCGCGCTCGATGCCGACACCGTGCAGGCGCTGGTCGCGGCCGGCATCACGCCCGCCAGCGCACCCATCGGCTCCGGCGACGCCGCGCTGGCCCGCAACGCGGGCGATGTCCCCCGCGTGCTGCGCAAGGCCGACGCCGTGCTGCTCGATCGCGCCGGCGGCCAATTGCTGTACGTGCTCAGCGGCGCCGGCAGTAACGCCAGCGTGGCGCGCGTGCAGCTGGCGCAGGCGCCCGGCGCCATCAATGCCTACGCCGGCCGCGAGATCGTGCCCACCGCCGGCCTGCAGGCGCGGCTGGCCAGCGGCGAGCTGGTGCTGTTGAGGGGCGCGCTGTAATGGCCGGCGCGCGCATCGAGCTTCAGCTCGACGTCGGCGAAGCATCGGCGGCGCTCAACGACGCCGCGGCCAAGCTGAGCCCCGAAGGCTCGCGCCTGTTGCTCTCCGACATCGGCGAGTACCTGCTACGCAGCACGCGCGACCGTGGCGACCACGAAGTGGACCCCGACGGCCGTCGGTGGCGCGCGCTCGAACCGTCCTACAGGCGCTGGAAGGCCAAGAAGCGCCCTGGCGTGCCCATCCTCAAGTTCGACCATCACATGCTGGGCGACCAGCTCAGTTGGCAGCTCGATGGCGACACGGCGGTGCTGGTCGGCACCAACGCGATCTACGGCGCCGTCCACCAGTTCGGCAGCCGCGACCCGAACCGGGGCATCCCCGCTCGCCCTTGGCTCGGCATCAGCGCCACCGATGCCGACGAGATCGTGGCGCTGACCCGCGATCACCTGCTCGCCGCCTTTTCCGGGCCGGCCGCCTGACGCGCCCTGTGAGCGCCTCCGGGGCTCCCGGTGGCGGCACTGATACGCCGGCAGTACCCCGCGGCGTTTTTAAACGGGTTTTAAATGCCTTCAAAGGCATTCGGGGCGTCTTGCCGGCCTCCCGCCCGACAGCGTAGGCTGTCCATCACCCCGAATCGGGTGCATCCCGCCGCCGCTGAAGCGCTTCAGTCTGCCCCCGGCACCCCGGCATCGCGACACTGATCGCCATGCCGCGCACCTCTCTCGCCATTGCCCTTGCCGCCTGCAGCTTCCAGCTGCCGACGAGTGACGCCACCACCGTCAGCATCCAGCTGACGCCCACCGGCGACTTCAAGCCGTGGGACGGCCGCGAGCTGAAGCCGGGCCGCTGGCACATCGACCAGGCGGTAGCGTCCGCGGTCATCGCCCGCTTTGCCGCCCGCAAGAATCCCCGCGTGCTCGACTACGAGCACCAGACCCTGCTCAAGGAAAAGAACGGCCAGCCGGCGCCCGCCGGCGGCTGGATCACCGGGCTGGAATGGCGCGAGGGCCAGGGGCTGTTCGGCACCGTCGAGCTGACGGCGCGCGCCCGCAAGGCGATCAACGACGGCGAATACAAGTTCGTCAGCCCCGTTTTCAGTTACGACCAGGCCACCGGCGATGTGCTCGATGTCCGCATGGCCGCGCTCACCAACGAACCCGGCATTGATGGCATGGAGCCGCTCGCGCTGCAGGCCGCCGCTACCGCTCTTTTTTCCGACGACGAGGAACCACCCATGAACAAGCTGCTCCTGGCGGTCTGCACCGCGTTGGCCCTGAGCGCCACCGCGACCACCGAAGACCAGGCCATCGCCGCGCTCGATGCCCACTTCAAGGCCGACCCGCTGGCGGACATCCGCAAGACCCTGGGCGTGGATGCCAAAGCGGACGCCACCGCCATCTGCACCGCGATCACCGCGCGCGGCACCGCCGAAGTCGACCCGGCCAAGTTCGTGCCGGTCAGCGTGGTCGAAAGCCTCAAGACCGACCTGGCCGCGCTCACCGCCAAGGTGCAGGGCGCCGACGTGGACGCCCTGGTGTCCGCCGGCCTGGCCGACGGTCGGCTGCTGAAGGCGCAGGAAGAGTGGGCGCGCGGCCTGGGCAAGAAGGACCTGGCCGCGCTGTCCGCCTACCTGGACACCGCCGCGCCCATCGCCGCGCTCACCCGCACCCAGACCGACGGCAAGCAGCCGGTGGTGGATACCGCCAACGGCCTCACCGCCGACGAGCTGGCCGTGTGCAGCGCCACCGCCGTGGACCCCAAGGACTTCGCGGCGGCCAAGGCCGCCTGACCCGAACTGCACGACGCGCGGCCGTAGCCGCCTGAGCCCAGCCGGGCCAGTCATCAAGGAACCATCGCAATGACCGCAACCACCGAAGGCCGCAACACCAAGCGCCGCGACGGCAAGCAGTTCAGCTTCCCGGCCGCGGCCAGCCTGTGCCTGGCCGGCACCATCGCCGTGCTCAACAGCTCGGGCAACGCCGAGATGGGCACCACCGCCACCGGCAAGGTGGCCGTGGGCGTGTTCGACGAAACCGTCGACAACACCGCCGGTGTCGCCGGCGGCGTCCAGGTCGCCACGCGCCGCGGCTGTTTCCAGTTCGCCAACAGCGCGAGCACTGACGCCATCGCCAACACCGACATCGGCACCACCTGCTACATCGTCGACAACCAGACCGTGGCCAAGACCAGCGGCACGAACACGCGCTCGGTCGCCGGCGTGGTTCGCGCGGTCGACAGCGCCGGCGTGTGGGTCGAGTTCTGACCGACTGACCGCTGATCCGCTGACCAGCGACACGCACAACTTCCGCAGCCGAGCCGTGGAACCGGCTGGCCCAGGCTAAACCCAAGAGGCTCTATCCATGATCATCAACGCAGGCAATTTGAAGACCCTGTTCGTTGCCTTCAAGGCGGCGTTCCAGGCCGGGCTGGGCATGGCCGAGTCGCAGTACAAGCGCATCTGCACCATCGTCCCGTCCACCACCGGCAGCGAAGAGTACGGCTGGCTGGGCAGCTTTCCCGGCATGCGCGAATGGCTGGGTGACCGCGTCATCAACGGGGTCAAGTCGCACGGCTACACCATCAAGAACAAGCCGTTCGAGCTCACCGTCGGCGTGCCGCGCGCGGCGATCGAAGACGATCAGTACGGCGTGTTCACCCCCATGCAGCAGGAGCTGGGTCGCGCCACCGAAGCGCATCCGGACGAGCTGGCTTTCGGACTGCTCAAGGCCGGCATCTCCACGCCGTGCTACGACGGCCAGTACTTCTTCGACACCGATCACCCGGTGATCGGTGCCGACGGCGCGGTGGCCAGCCAGTCCAACTACGACAGCGCCGGTGGTGGCAGCACCTGGTACCTGCTGGACACCAGCCGCGCGCTGCGGCCGCTGATCTTCCAGAACCGCAAGGCGCCCAACTTCGTCAGCCTCACGGCGGAGACCGACGAGAACGTGTTCAGCCGCGCCGAGTACCTCTACGGTGTCGACTGCCGGCGCAACGTGGGCTACGGGTTCTGGCAGATGGCCTACGCGTCGAATCAGCCGATCACCGAGGACAACATTGTGGCGGCCTACACCGCCATGACCGAACGCACCGGCGACAACGGCCGACCGCTCGGCCTCAAGCCGAACCTGCTGGTGGTCCGCCCTGGTTCGAAGTTCGCCGCGGCCAAGATCGTCAACGCCAGCACGCTGGCGAACGGCGCCGAGAACGTGATGAAGGGCATCGTCGAGGTCCTGGACACGCCCTGGATCATCTGATCCGCCGGCACCCGTAACCGCGCATAGAGCATGGGCGGCGCCAGGCAACTGCCGCCGCCCATCCGCACCTGGAGCAATCCATGACGCTGATCACCATCAAATCCAAGGGCGAGCGCTTCCGCCGCGCCGGCATCGAGTTCAGCCGCGCCGGCGTGGAGCTGAATACCGACGACCTGACGCCGGAACAGACCCTGGCCATCGCCAGCGAGCCGCAGCTGATCATCCTGGTCGACGGCAAGGAAATCCCGCGGCCTGATGCCGCGCAGCTCGCCGACATGCGGGCAGCGTTCGAACAGCGCGCCGCGGAGAAGGCTGCCGACAAGCAGACCGCTGCCGATGAGGAGAAGACCGCCGAGGAGCGAGCGACTGCCGACGCCGGGAAAGCTGCCGAACAGCCGGCCGCGGCCGCGAAGAAAACCGCCGGCGGCAAGAAGTCCGGCAAGTAATTCGATGGCCCGCATGGGCCGACATAAAGCGACCAGCAAGTGTCGCAAAAGCCCACCCGGCCGAGGAGCGCCTCGGCCGGGGAACCAAGAAGGCCGGCAAGTAAACCGACGAGGGATTCAAAAATGCATTACCGCAACGGCCGCGAGGCCAAGAACGGCGACAAGGTTGTATCACTGGCCGGCTACAGCAACGGCAAGCCGATCATCAACGCGATCGGCATCCTGTTCGACGCCACTCCGGGCAATGACTACTGCAATGGCATGATCGCCCCGATCACGGGTGGCGCCGTCACCGGCGCGTGCATGTGCGACTGCCTGCACATGGATGACGTCATGGCCATCCTGGCCGAGAAGGGCCTGGATAAGCGGCCCGAAGGCAAGTAAGCATGTACGTCACGCCCGCCCAACTTGCCGATCGACCTGGTGCCCGCGAGCTGGCCCAGGTGGCAACGCGCGAGCGTGACGCGATCGTGGCCGATGACTTGATGGAAGCCACTCTGCGCGCCACCGATCGCAGCGCCTGGTCAGCCGATCAGATCGCGATCGCGGACGACGCGCTGACGCGCATCACCCAGGCGATCGCCGACGCCGACGGCACGATCGACGGCTTCCTGGCCAAGCGCTACCCGGTGCCGCTGTCGCCCGTGCCGAGCGTGGTGGTGAACTGGTCGCGCGCCATCACGCGCTACAACCTGCACAAGGACCGCATCAGCGGCGAGGCGAACGATCCGATCCTGCGCGACTACCGCGACGCGCTGAAGCTGCTGCAGCTCACCGCCGACGGCAAGTTCAGCCTGGGCGCGGACGATCCGGTACTCGCCGACGCCGGCGACGCGGAGGTGCAGTTCACCGGCGACGGCCGCGTGTTCCGCCGCGACGCATCGCGAGGCTACCCGTGAGCTTCGCGCCCTTCAACGTGCAGCCCGTCGCCGACCGCATCCGCGCCGGCGTCGCGGGCCTGCGCCTGGTGGGCCTGGCCGCCGACTACGCCGCGGTGAAAAGCCTGCGCGACTTCACCCCGCCCAGCGTCTATGTGGTGCTGGCGCAGGAAACGTTCGAAGGCAACCCGCCTGGCCACGGCCAGCGCGGCGAGCAGGTACGCACGGCACAACGCGGCACGGTGGCGGTGGGCGTGGTCATTGTGGGCCGCAACTACCGCGAGCAGGCCGGCGCGCAGCTCAGCGCCGGCATGAACGCCCTCATCGGCCAGGTGCGCGGCGTGCTGTCCGGCTGGGTGCCAGATGTGCCCGGCGCCCGCCCATTCGAACTGCAGCGCGGCGACCTGCTGCAGTACGACGACTCCACCGCGCTGTGGTGCGACGTGTGGAAAACGCAAACCTTCATAGGCGCTGGAGCGCAATGACCATGATCGTGACCCTGAAGAAGGACCATACCCATGCCGGCAAGGATTACCCGGCCGG encodes:
- a CDS encoding phage tail terminator protein codes for the protein MSFAPFNVQPVADRIRAGVAGLRLVGLAADYAAVKSLRDFTPPSVYVVLAQETFEGNPPGHGQRGEQVRTAQRGTVAVGVVIVGRNYREQAGAQLSAGMNALIGQVRGVLSGWVPDVPGARPFELQRGDLLQYDDSTALWCDVWKTQTFIGAGAQ
- a CDS encoding Mu-like prophage major head subunit gpT family protein, whose translation is MIINAGNLKTLFVAFKAAFQAGLGMAESQYKRICTIVPSTTGSEEYGWLGSFPGMREWLGDRVINGVKSHGYTIKNKPFELTVGVPRAAIEDDQYGVFTPMQQELGRATEAHPDELAFGLLKAGISTPCYDGQYFFDTDHPVIGADGAVASQSNYDSAGGGSTWYLLDTSRALRPLIFQNRKAPNFVSLTAETDENVFSRAEYLYGVDCRRNVGYGFWQMAYASNQPITEDNIVAAYTAMTERTGDNGRPLGLKPNLLVVRPGSKFAAAKIVNASTLANGAENVMKGIVEVLDTPWII
- a CDS encoding gp436 family protein, with protein sequence MYVTPAQLADRPGARELAQVATRERDAIVADDLMEATLRATDRSAWSADQIAIADDALTRITQAIADADGTIDGFLAKRYPVPLSPVPSVVVNWSRAITRYNLHKDRISGEANDPILRDYRDALKLLQLTADGKFSLGADDPVLADAGDAEVQFTGDGRVFRRDASRGYP